From Pan troglodytes isolate AG18354 chromosome 9, NHGRI_mPanTro3-v2.0_pri, whole genome shotgun sequence, the proteins below share one genomic window:
- the OOSP4A gene encoding oocyte-secreted protein 4A — translation MKISCVLGELLMLFELIHGLQDLSITCSESWLQVKLRRTPLLNDLQPLQNELSLGIGCPVNMVEVDFFGFLYLLTFCGIRVSEHGVGILIESLIVYEPTNFDFNLHIPVSCYVQRRFPIILVMRGRENDSRRECRRSVGQHRSLSHELEDLEIHPRVSYVNSVPLLSYLIVSLPKCKNKAVHSG, via the exons ATGAAGATCTCTTGTGTGTTGGGAGAGCTCCTCATGCTTTTCGAGTTGATTCATGGTCTCCAAGATt tgtctATAACCTGTTCTGAATCCTGGCTCCAGGTCAAACTTAGACGAACGCCGCTGTTAAATGACCTGCAACCTTTGCAAAACGAACTCTCTCTAGGAATTGGCTGTCCTGTAAACATGGTCGAGGTGGATTTCTTTGGGTTCCTGTATCTTCTAACTTTTTGTGGCATCAGAGTGAGC GAACATGGAGTAGGTATTCTCATTGAAAGTTTAATTGTATATGAACCAACGAATTTTGACTTCAATTTACACATCCCAGTATCATGCTATGTGCAAAG aagGTTTCCAATAATCTTAGtaatgagagggagagagaatgataGCCGTCGTGAATGCAGAAGGTCAGTGGGACAGCACCGCTCACTATCACATGAACTTGAAGACTTGGAAATCCATCCAAGAGTGTCCTATGT GAACAGTGTTCCCTTGTTGAGCTACCTCATTGTATCCCTTCCTAAGTGTAAGAACAAAGCTGTACATTCTGGATGA